DNA sequence from the bacterium genome:
TTGCGGCACGCCGGAACCCGCCACGATGCGCGTGGAACACGCCGCCCCGGGCCCGATGCCCACCTTAATCGCATCCGCTCCCGCCTTAATCAAATCAACGGTGCCACTCGCTGTTGCGACATTTCCCGCGACCACATCCACCCCAACAAACTTTTTCTTCAGTTCTTTCAAAAGTTCGATACAACGGATGTGGTGGCCGTGCGCGATGTCAATGACCAGCACATCGCAGCCCTCATTCGCTAATGCCCTTGCGCGCTCCACTCCATCCTTCACGCCGACTGCGGCGCCCACAAGCAACTGCCCATCTTTGTCCTTCGCCGCGCGTGCGTGCTCCCGCATTTTTTTAAAATCCGCGGCAGTAACCAACCCCGCCAATTTTCCTGTCTTGTCCACCAACGGTAATTTTTCCAATTTATGTTTATCCAAAAGATTCATCGCCGCCTCGGCCGTAATCCCCTTCGGCGCGGTAATAAGCTTTTTCCGCGGCGTCATCAGGTCTTTCACTTTCAGCGACAGGTCGGTTTTGAACCGTACGTCGCGCGCAGTCAAGATTCCAT
Encoded proteins:
- a CDS encoding IMP dehydrogenase, with the translated sequence MPKNVTNGELPLALSYDDVLLVPHYSDIQTRKVIEITTNLSRNIKLNIPIVSANMDTVTEGRMATAMALEGGIGIIHRFMSIEEQAAEVKKVKRAENIFINDPVTILQTATLGEALEIMKKNGVNGIIAADAKKNLYGILTARDVRFKTDLSLKVKDLMTPRKKLITAPKGITAEAAMNLLDKHKLEKLPLVDKTGKLAGLVTAADFKKMREHARAAKDKDGQLLVGAAVGVKDGVERARALANEGCDVLVIDIAHGHHIRCIELLKELKKKFVGVDVVAGNVATASGTVDLIKAGADAIKVGIGPGAACSTRIVAGSGVPQ